In the genome of Pseudarthrobacter sp. IC2-21, one region contains:
- a CDS encoding ABC transporter permease yields the protein MSLNEKQNLAAPAAVQPLSVDMRELTRVGARPGFLDYLVQLWDFRQFIFYDARARVQSGTRRDRLGSAWLLLNPVFNGMTYYLIFGLLLNTSGGIENYVGYLVIGIFLFQFSSGAITAGARSVRSNKAIVQAFNFPRAALPIGANLREILSAVPLVLAMLLIIVVVPPAEKIGPLWLLVVPAVALQAVFNLGVGLILARFISKVNDLNHLLPFVIRVWMYGSAIFYSYDKFLTHPVLLDVMKLNPLFNVINIVRDCVLYNRLPLWQSWATLAVFALGALMFGLFFFWQGEEKYGR from the coding sequence TTGAGTCTTAACGAGAAGCAGAACCTGGCGGCACCTGCTGCCGTTCAGCCCCTGTCTGTGGACATGCGGGAACTGACCCGGGTAGGCGCGCGGCCCGGATTCCTCGATTATCTCGTTCAGCTGTGGGACTTCAGACAATTCATTTTTTATGATGCCCGGGCGCGGGTTCAGAGTGGAACGCGGCGGGACCGCTTGGGGAGTGCTTGGCTGCTACTCAACCCAGTGTTCAATGGGATGACGTATTACCTGATTTTTGGTCTCCTGTTAAACACAAGCGGCGGCATCGAGAATTACGTCGGATACCTCGTTATTGGGATTTTTCTATTTCAGTTCAGTTCGGGTGCGATTACGGCAGGAGCCCGCTCGGTGCGCAGTAACAAGGCCATAGTCCAAGCCTTCAACTTTCCACGAGCCGCACTTCCAATAGGCGCCAACCTCCGGGAAATTTTGTCGGCAGTCCCTCTCGTCCTGGCGATGCTGCTGATTATCGTAGTGGTGCCTCCAGCCGAGAAGATCGGGCCCCTCTGGCTTCTGGTCGTTCCCGCGGTTGCTTTGCAAGCTGTCTTCAACTTGGGCGTAGGTCTGATCCTTGCCCGCTTCATTTCCAAGGTCAATGACCTCAACCACTTGCTACCCTTCGTGATCCGTGTGTGGATGTACGGGTCGGCGATCTTTTACTCGTACGACAAGTTCCTAACGCATCCAGTGCTCCTCGACGTCATGAAGTTGAACCCACTGTTCAACGTGATCAACATCGTCCGCGACTGCGTCCTGTACAACCGTCTTCCGCTCTGGCAGTCATGGGCCACGCTGGCTGTTTTCGCATTGGGCGCCCTGATGTTTGGCTTGTTCTTCTTCTGGCAGGGGGAAGAAAAATATGGACGCTGA
- a CDS encoding glycosyltransferase translates to MNGIRQFRAALWHLRQGGVPQLTQWRLRRKAEAGVLIPQNIRGAEGGWSGRGKHRRLSFQPYHVPSFEPRRSDLRVAVILDEFSSLAFAYEWDVLPLSRKAWREELSNTHIDFLFVESAWKGNRGSWQYQLTGEAGPKSDFLELMAYCRSEEIPTVFWNKEDPPHFEDFFPAARLFDVVFTSDVNRIPDYEKRLGHHRVAVLPFAAQPAIHNPVRPGHGFQTRGVAFAGMYFAHKYPERREQLDLLLGGATDAAGKSEAATLEIFSRLLGGDPAYQFPEGYGRQVVGSLNYLQMLTAYRAYKVFLNVNSVVESPSMCARRIFEISASGTPVVSTPSEAVSEFFPADEVFVADSRATAAAQIRMLAASAELRERTVHKAQRRIWDQHTYAHRGEQVVSAVLPEKVRPSELPTVTALVSTVRPAQLEHVLSSVGRQTGVRLELVLLTHGFQAHPGLVDELAREHGISNVQVLTAPRELSLGECLNQCVEASTGQVLSKMDDDDYYGPEYLRDLLHALEYSRATVVGKQAHYMHFLSRGATVLRSGHKEHQYSRLVAGPTITAHREVFRANPFAPVNRGEDTGFLESVGQGGGAIYSADRFNFCQMRSGTGHTWDVSDEELMASGVIKFFGDPIAHTTV, encoded by the coding sequence GTGAACGGTATTCGTCAGTTCAGAGCCGCGCTTTGGCATCTGCGTCAAGGCGGTGTGCCACAACTGACTCAGTGGCGCCTTCGACGCAAAGCTGAGGCCGGCGTGTTAATTCCTCAGAACATACGCGGCGCAGAAGGTGGCTGGAGTGGTCGAGGGAAACACCGTCGTCTTTCTTTCCAGCCGTATCACGTTCCGAGTTTCGAACCTCGGCGCTCGGACCTCCGCGTGGCAGTGATCCTAGATGAATTCTCGTCCTTGGCCTTTGCTTATGAATGGGACGTATTGCCATTATCGCGGAAGGCATGGCGGGAAGAACTGAGCAATACGCATATCGATTTCCTTTTTGTTGAGTCCGCATGGAAGGGAAACCGGGGTTCATGGCAGTACCAACTCACCGGTGAAGCCGGGCCAAAATCTGATTTCTTGGAACTCATGGCATATTGCCGCTCTGAAGAGATTCCGACAGTGTTCTGGAACAAGGAGGATCCTCCCCACTTCGAAGACTTTTTCCCGGCCGCGCGTCTATTTGACGTTGTCTTTACCAGTGACGTCAACAGGATCCCAGACTATGAAAAGCGGTTGGGACACCATCGGGTTGCTGTCCTGCCGTTCGCAGCTCAACCGGCAATTCACAATCCGGTCAGGCCCGGCCATGGCTTCCAAACGCGTGGCGTCGCATTCGCCGGTATGTACTTCGCGCACAAGTACCCCGAAAGACGGGAGCAGCTTGACTTGTTGCTTGGTGGTGCCACCGACGCCGCCGGTAAATCCGAGGCCGCGACACTTGAAATCTTCTCACGCCTACTCGGTGGAGACCCTGCGTACCAGTTCCCAGAGGGCTACGGGCGGCAGGTGGTTGGTAGCCTCAACTACCTGCAGATGCTGACGGCATACCGTGCCTACAAAGTGTTCCTCAACGTCAACTCAGTCGTCGAGTCCCCAAGTATGTGCGCCCGCAGAATTTTTGAAATCTCGGCCTCTGGTACGCCCGTTGTGAGTACTCCCTCCGAAGCCGTATCAGAGTTCTTTCCTGCAGATGAAGTTTTCGTTGCAGATTCCAGGGCCACGGCCGCTGCCCAGATTCGCATGCTTGCTGCTAGCGCCGAGCTTCGTGAGCGCACCGTCCATAAGGCGCAGCGACGCATCTGGGACCAGCACACCTACGCTCATCGTGGGGAACAGGTTGTTTCAGCTGTACTGCCGGAAAAGGTACGTCCTAGTGAGCTTCCCACCGTGACTGCACTCGTTAGCACGGTGCGTCCCGCCCAGTTGGAGCACGTCCTGTCATCTGTGGGTAGGCAGACCGGAGTCCGGTTGGAGCTTGTTCTCCTGACTCATGGTTTCCAGGCTCATCCCGGTTTAGTTGATGAGCTTGCTCGCGAACATGGAATTTCCAATGTGCAAGTGCTGACCGCACCACGGGAGCTTTCCCTCGGTGAGTGTCTGAATCAGTGTGTCGAGGCGTCTACCGGCCAAGTCCTTTCAAAGATGGACGATGATGACTACTACGGGCCGGAGTACCTACGCGACCTGCTGCACGCCTTGGAGTATTCGCGGGCGACAGTGGTGGGCAAACAAGCTCATTACATGCATTTCCTGAGCCGGGGCGCTACTGTGCTTCGCTCGGGACACAAGGAGCACCAGTACAGCCGCTTGGTGGCGGGGCCAACCATCACAGCTCACCGCGAAGTGTTCCGAGCGAATCCCTTTGCCCCGGTTAATCGAGGAGAGGACACCGGATTTCTCGAGTCGGTCGGCCAAGGGGGAGGCGCTATCTATTCAGCGGATCGTTTCAATTTTTGCCAAATGCGATCAGGAACCGGCCACACTTGGGACGTCTCGGATGAGGAACTGATGGCGTCCGGTGTCATCAAATTTTTTGGTGACCCAATTGCCCACACAACCGTTTAG
- a CDS encoding ABC transporter ATP-binding protein, producing the protein MDAEEAVFVDGSPCIVLDSVRMSYTVPTTDHVADGDLTFIRKVIRKVAGHQSTVKVHALNELSLVVERGESLGIIGRNGSGKSTMMKLISGQETATAGAVYASSTPIMLGVNAALVPDLSGDQNVVLGCLAMGMDRHAIAEKFDSIVELSGLEKSIHLPMKSYSSGMGSRLRFAIAAAVNPEILLVDEALNTGDAQFVDRSRRRMAELRENAGCVFLVSHSLETIRDMCSRVIWLDHGDLIMDGDPQQTTAAYKSFTDHLATGNNVSAARIKDDARANLVATQVLPRITGRRKGADQ; encoded by the coding sequence ATGGACGCTGAAGAAGCAGTCTTTGTTGATGGCAGCCCCTGCATCGTTCTGGATTCAGTCCGGATGAGCTACACGGTCCCCACCACGGACCACGTCGCAGACGGTGATCTGACCTTCATCCGCAAGGTGATCCGCAAAGTGGCAGGCCACCAAAGCACCGTCAAGGTACACGCTCTTAACGAACTCTCCCTTGTTGTTGAGCGCGGGGAGTCGCTAGGCATCATAGGGCGCAACGGCTCGGGCAAGAGCACGATGATGAAGCTCATCAGCGGGCAGGAGACTGCGACGGCGGGAGCCGTCTACGCGTCCAGCACGCCGATAATGTTGGGCGTGAATGCAGCGCTGGTGCCGGACCTCTCCGGTGATCAGAACGTCGTCCTAGGCTGCCTGGCCATGGGGATGGACCGGCACGCCATTGCGGAAAAATTCGACAGCATTGTTGAGCTCTCAGGTCTGGAAAAATCCATCCACCTGCCCATGAAGTCCTATTCGTCGGGCATGGGATCCCGTCTGCGCTTCGCCATCGCAGCCGCCGTAAATCCGGAGATCCTCCTCGTCGACGAGGCCTTGAACACCGGTGACGCCCAGTTTGTTGACCGCAGCCGCCGGCGCATGGCCGAACTCAGGGAGAACGCCGGCTGCGTGTTCCTGGTGAGCCACAGCCTGGAGACCATCAGAGACATGTGCTCACGGGTGATTTGGCTCGATCACGGAGATCTGATCATGGACGGTGACCCGCAACAGACAACAGCTGCGTACAAGAGCTTCACGGACCACCTCGCCACGGGAAATAACGTCTCGGCGGCCCGCATCAAAGACGATGCCCGGGCGAACTTGGTTGCCACACAGGTTTTGCCTCGCATCACAGGACGCCGAAAAGGAGCCGACCAGTGA